A genomic stretch from bacterium includes:
- a CDS encoding LysR family transcriptional regulator, with protein MNPHHLRTFLAVRRHLNYTRAAAEVFLTQPAVSRQVRQLEEKLGVRLFEQVGKSLHLTDAGRTLAGEAEKLLGAMERTAEAVRSHRSAERGSVRVGASTTPGFYLLPDLLGRFHRRFPKVALHYTVENSLRIEQMIVRNELDLGFVGAHLSSEDLVLKPLLEDEIVCFTAPSHRLAKVRHIAPGSLEEELWIIREKGSATRRLFEDWLSSRKGTIRKTIELTCPETCKALVHAGIGLSFMSVHGLRSELRARRLVRLPVTGMSLKRPIFLAMHSGKRNSPVMETFLQIVESALPKLATPAG; from the coding sequence ATGAACCCGCATCACCTTCGCACCTTCCTTGCCGTCCGGAGGCACCTGAATTACACCCGGGCGGCCGCGGAGGTTTTCCTCACGCAGCCGGCGGTTTCGCGGCAGGTGCGTCAGCTCGAGGAGAAGCTCGGCGTTCGGCTCTTCGAACAGGTCGGCAAGTCGCTTCACCTGACGGATGCCGGGCGGACGCTTGCCGGCGAAGCGGAGAAGCTGCTCGGGGCGATGGAGAGGACCGCCGAGGCGGTTCGTTCCCATCGCTCCGCCGAACGAGGTTCCGTACGGGTCGGTGCCAGCACGACCCCGGGGTTCTACCTGCTTCCGGACCTCCTCGGCCGGTTCCACCGCCGTTTTCCGAAGGTGGCTCTCCATTACACGGTGGAGAATTCCCTCCGGATCGAGCAGATGATCGTCCGGAACGAGCTCGACCTGGGATTCGTGGGCGCCCACCTGTCGAGCGAGGACCTCGTGCTGAAGCCGCTCCTGGAGGACGAGATCGTCTGCTTCACCGCCCCGTCGCATCGCCTCGCGAAGGTGCGTCACATCGCCCCGGGGTCGCTCGAGGAAGAGTTGTGGATCATCCGCGAGAAGGGCTCGGCAACCCGCCGGCTCTTCGAAGATTGGCTGTCATCGAGGAAGGGGACGATCCGGAAAACGATCGAACTTACCTGCCCCGAGACGTGCAAGGCGCTGGTCCATGCCGGCATCGGACTCTCCTTCATGTCGGTCCATGGACTACGATCCGAACTCCGGGCGAGGCGCCTCGTGAGGCTCCCGGTGACGGGGATGTCCCTGAAGCGACCGATCTTCCTCGCCATGCACTCCGGAAAGCGCAACTCTCCCGTGATGGAAACCTTCCTGCAGATCGTGGAGAGCGCGCTGCCGAAGCTGGCAACGCCCGCAGGCTGA